A stretch of Cucumis sativus cultivar 9930 chromosome 2, Cucumber_9930_V3, whole genome shotgun sequence DNA encodes these proteins:
- the LOC101212779 gene encoding pentatricopeptide repeat-containing protein At5g24830 isoform X1: MVAALAIESAPSQILVLGFLHGALNSLKRDISRMFAVFYGRPDIDEAARSNEDEDSLHPALKSLMTTVGDHCDLRSSDCFSEKRNFNGEGDPGAVFNVLDALLKGSLDRLKTMRESICLAKSGLQKCVLEATQQPDYTVMVRDLCLKGKFGAALLLRRKLIKEGFAVDLVTHNYLLNGLCINCDMEMADSLFREMLEMGPSPNCATYNIIIKGFCLRMNMDKALDLFYTMVNSGIRPSRITYNILLHALCKRGILVDARKLLEVILGDDIKTTDDAITSTILMDSCFKSGDTIQAVALWDKMVEKKTEIDVVAYNVLIHGLCLNQDKKIALGYVADMLKRGFLPDIFTYNTLISAFCKEGQFGDAYYIHDVMSRMGVSPDQILYKMIIQALCMNGDAIKADEFLHSMLEKSMVPEPHIWNLIIDCYGRYGYLSNAISKRDQMLVAGVQPNVFTYNALIHAQVRGGNIFSAYSLKKEMLLLGLFPDVVTYNLLINGACKHGQLRFALQLYDEMLRKGYEADKITYTELINGHCMCGEMKEAEDLFFELHRSGLPMDIVPFKVIFEKYQKIGEPDMALKFYRRWLARMA; the protein is encoded by the exons ATGGTCGCGGCG TTAGCAATTGAATCGGCACCGTCCCAAATTCTTGTGCTTGGATTTCTGCACGGAGCCCTTAACTCCCTCAAGCGTGATATATCTCGGATGTTCGCGGTCTTTTACGGCCGACCTGACATTGATGAAGCGGCGAG GTCTAATGAGGATGAGGATTCATTACATCCTGCTCTTAAAAGTTTAATGACAACTGTCGGTGACCATTGCGATTTGAGATCTTCGGATTGCTTTTCAGAAAAGCGTAATTTTAATGGCGAAGGTGATCCGGGGGCTGTTTTCAACGTGTTGGATGCTTTACTCAAGGGTAGTCTAGACCGTTTGAAGACCATGAG GGAAAGCATATGTTTGGCGAAGTCAGGTCTTCAAAAGTGTGTTTTGGAGGCTACTCAACAACCTGACTACACAGTCATGGTTAGGGATTTGTGTTTAAAAGGAAAGTTTGGAGCAGCTCTTTTGCTTCGGAGaaagttaataaaagaagGTTTTGCTGTTGATTTAGTCACACATAATTATCTTCTTAATGGACTGTGTATAAACTGTGATATGGAGATGGCAGATTCTCTATTTAGGGAAATGCTAGAAATGGGTCCTTCTCCCAATTGTGCCACATACAACATCATTATTAAAGGTTTCTGCCTTCGTATGAATATGGATAAAGCTCTTGACCTATTTTATACCATGGTTAATAGTGGTATTAGGCCAAGTAGAATTACCTATAACATACTCTTACATGCATTGTGCAAGAGAGGCATCTTGGTGGATGCTAGGAAGCTTCTTGAAGTTATCCTAGGTGATGATATTAAAACAACAGATGATGCAATCACATCAACTATACTGATGGATAGTTGTTTTAAAAGTGGAGATACAATCCAGGCCGTTGCTTTATGGGACAAGATGGTTGAAAAGAAGACTGAGATTGATGTTGTTGCATACAATGTTCTTATTCACGGGCTTTGCTTGAATCAAGACAAGAAAATTGCGCTTGGCTATGTTGCTGATATGCTTAAGAGAGGTTTTCTTCCCGACATCTTTACATACAACACTCTAATCAGTGCTTTTTGTAAAGAGGGCCAATTTGGTGATGCTTACTATATCCATGATGTCATGTCAAGAATGGGTGTTTCTCCAGatcaaattttatacaaaatgaTTATTCAAGCTCTATGCATGAATGGAGATGCTATCAAAGCCGATGAGTTTCTTCACTCaatgttagaaaaatcaaTGGTGCCTGAGCCTCATATTTGGAACCTGATAATTGATTGTTATGGAAGGTATGGATATCTGAGCAATGCAATCTCCAAAAGGGATCAGATGTTGGTTGCTGGCGTGCAACCAAATGTATTTACTTACAATGCATTGATTCATGCACAAGTTAGAGGGGGAAACATATTTAGTGCATATTctttgaaaaaggaaatgcTTTTGTTAGGTCTTTTTCCAGACGTTGTTacttataatttattgataaacGGTGCTTGTAAGCATGGACAACTTCGTTTTGCCCTTCAATTATATGATGAAATGCTGAGAAAGGGATATGAAGCAGATAAGATAACATACACAGAACTGATAAATGGTCACTGTATGTGTGGTGAAATGAAGGAGGCAGAAGATCTATTTTTTGAGTTGCATAGATCTGGGTTGCCAATGGATATTGTTCcatttaaagttatttttgaaaagtacCAAAAGATAGGAGAGCCTGACATGGCATTGAAATTTTATCGAAGGTGGTTGGCAAGGATGGCTTGA
- the LOC101212779 gene encoding pentatricopeptide repeat-containing protein At5g24830 isoform X2 has protein sequence MTTVGDHCDLRSSDCFSEKRNFNGEGDPGAVFNVLDALLKGSLDRLKTMRESICLAKSGLQKCVLEATQQPDYTVMVRDLCLKGKFGAALLLRRKLIKEGFAVDLVTHNYLLNGLCINCDMEMADSLFREMLEMGPSPNCATYNIIIKGFCLRMNMDKALDLFYTMVNSGIRPSRITYNILLHALCKRGILVDARKLLEVILGDDIKTTDDAITSTILMDSCFKSGDTIQAVALWDKMVEKKTEIDVVAYNVLIHGLCLNQDKKIALGYVADMLKRGFLPDIFTYNTLISAFCKEGQFGDAYYIHDVMSRMGVSPDQILYKMIIQALCMNGDAIKADEFLHSMLEKSMVPEPHIWNLIIDCYGRYGYLSNAISKRDQMLVAGVQPNVFTYNALIHAQVRGGNIFSAYSLKKEMLLLGLFPDVVTYNLLINGACKHGQLRFALQLYDEMLRKGYEADKITYTELINGHCMCGEMKEAEDLFFELHRSGLPMDIVPFKVIFEKYQKIGEPDMALKFYRRWLARMA, from the exons ATGACAACTGTCGGTGACCATTGCGATTTGAGATCTTCGGATTGCTTTTCAGAAAAGCGTAATTTTAATGGCGAAGGTGATCCGGGGGCTGTTTTCAACGTGTTGGATGCTTTACTCAAGGGTAGTCTAGACCGTTTGAAGACCATGAG GGAAAGCATATGTTTGGCGAAGTCAGGTCTTCAAAAGTGTGTTTTGGAGGCTACTCAACAACCTGACTACACAGTCATGGTTAGGGATTTGTGTTTAAAAGGAAAGTTTGGAGCAGCTCTTTTGCTTCGGAGaaagttaataaaagaagGTTTTGCTGTTGATTTAGTCACACATAATTATCTTCTTAATGGACTGTGTATAAACTGTGATATGGAGATGGCAGATTCTCTATTTAGGGAAATGCTAGAAATGGGTCCTTCTCCCAATTGTGCCACATACAACATCATTATTAAAGGTTTCTGCCTTCGTATGAATATGGATAAAGCTCTTGACCTATTTTATACCATGGTTAATAGTGGTATTAGGCCAAGTAGAATTACCTATAACATACTCTTACATGCATTGTGCAAGAGAGGCATCTTGGTGGATGCTAGGAAGCTTCTTGAAGTTATCCTAGGTGATGATATTAAAACAACAGATGATGCAATCACATCAACTATACTGATGGATAGTTGTTTTAAAAGTGGAGATACAATCCAGGCCGTTGCTTTATGGGACAAGATGGTTGAAAAGAAGACTGAGATTGATGTTGTTGCATACAATGTTCTTATTCACGGGCTTTGCTTGAATCAAGACAAGAAAATTGCGCTTGGCTATGTTGCTGATATGCTTAAGAGAGGTTTTCTTCCCGACATCTTTACATACAACACTCTAATCAGTGCTTTTTGTAAAGAGGGCCAATTTGGTGATGCTTACTATATCCATGATGTCATGTCAAGAATGGGTGTTTCTCCAGatcaaattttatacaaaatgaTTATTCAAGCTCTATGCATGAATGGAGATGCTATCAAAGCCGATGAGTTTCTTCACTCaatgttagaaaaatcaaTGGTGCCTGAGCCTCATATTTGGAACCTGATAATTGATTGTTATGGAAGGTATGGATATCTGAGCAATGCAATCTCCAAAAGGGATCAGATGTTGGTTGCTGGCGTGCAACCAAATGTATTTACTTACAATGCATTGATTCATGCACAAGTTAGAGGGGGAAACATATTTAGTGCATATTctttgaaaaaggaaatgcTTTTGTTAGGTCTTTTTCCAGACGTTGTTacttataatttattgataaacGGTGCTTGTAAGCATGGACAACTTCGTTTTGCCCTTCAATTATATGATGAAATGCTGAGAAAGGGATATGAAGCAGATAAGATAACATACACAGAACTGATAAATGGTCACTGTATGTGTGGTGAAATGAAGGAGGCAGAAGATCTATTTTTTGAGTTGCATAGATCTGGGTTGCCAATGGATATTGTTCcatttaaagttatttttgaaaagtacCAAAAGATAGGAGAGCCTGACATGGCATTGAAATTTTATCGAAGGTGGTTGGCAAGGATGGCTTGA
- the LOC101204355 gene encoding ubiquitin carboxyl-terminal hydrolase 26 isoform X2 codes for MSRPTTRSKNKRHKQEDSADISSDLLRKIHSSGAITKDDINQLYMIWKPICQGCRLNTKDNPNCFCGLIPPPTGSRKVGLWQKISEIVQALGSDPSKDQRTSPDFPAGLTNLGATCYANSILQCLYMNKCFREGIFSVESDVLKQNPVLDQLVRLFALLHVSKMAYVDSFPFIKTLELDNGVQQDSHEFLTLLLSLLEHCLSHSKVSKAKTIVQDLFRGSVSHVTTCSQCGKDSEASSKMEDFYELELNVLGLKSLDESLNDYLSVEELHGDNQYFCESCKSRVNATRSIKLRTLPPVLNFQLKRCVFLPKTTTKKKITSALSFPGVLDMRERLSESSQSESIYDLSAVLIHKGTAVNSGHYIAHIKDENTGQWWEFDDEHVSKLGHHPFGEKSSNTNSKSVKTELAVPLGSKEEVNATAEGNPTNGVLQQSTESGVRCPTDVFSSNDAYMLMYNLRCTGKATNRVTSCIVNGKEVEGNMVPFQDGLFLPSHLCDEISSLNESHVIACQEYESKKEVELGCINNRRQEVRSILSEAPVHSLEEPFCWISTDWLRQWADKVSPPILDNSQIQCLHGKVPISKVTSIKRLSVKAWDKLSSKYGGGSKLTNEDICMECLIAGARNVVCADSYRDRRISMKEIALSALSGNYPNGTYVVSRTWLQQWVKRKILDAPSEADAEPTASIKCPHGQLLPEQAAGAKRVLIPEDLWLFIYEDALTVKPDDPTGVPTFPSDSRQCSLCSEELSEVAVMEDSIRGVKLKQRQNHERLAVGKFIPLSLNCKYYLVPTSWLSKWRNYINASGKSASFVEKPENLDGVINLLRCEKHSRLLERPPDLICKRATMQQKSARTTGNPSVKNGKVVRHVASLLWLSQVVV; via the exons ATGAGCCGACCCACTACACGTAGTAAGAACAAAAGGCATAAACAAGAGGACAGTGCTGATATCAGTTCTGATTTATTGAG GAAAATTCACTCATCTGGGGCAATAACCAAAGATGACATCAACCAGCTCTATATGATCTGGAAGCCAATTTGTCAAGGATGCCGGCTGAATACTAAGGATAACCCAAATTGTTTCTGTGGGCTGATTCCACCTCCTACGGGGAGCAGGAAGGTTGGCTTATGGCAAAAGATTTCAGAAATTGTGCAAGCTCTTGGTTCAGATCCTTCCAAGGATCAACGTACTTCTCCTGACTTTCCTGCTGGTCTTACAAATCTTGGTGCAACTTGCTATGCCAATAGCATCCTCCAGTGTCTGTACATGAACAAATGCTTCAGGGAAGGCATATTTTCTGTGGAGTCAGATGTTCTGAAACAAAATCCAGTTCTAGATCAGCTTGTACGACTCTTTGCTCTCCTCCATGTCAGTAAAATGGCTTATGTGGattcatttccttttataaaAACACTGGAGTTAGATAATGGTGTCCAGCAGGATAGTCATGAGTTCCTGACTTTGCTTCTTTCTCTGCTGGAGCATTGCTTGAGTCACTCAAAGGTTTCTAAAGCAAAAACTATTGTTCAAGATCTTTTCCGTGGAAGTGTGTCTCATGTAACTAC GTGCTCACAGTGCGGAAAAGATTCCGAAGCCTCTTCCAAAATGGAGGACTTCTATGAATTGGAGTTGAATGTTCTGGGCTTGAAAAGTTTGGATGAAAGTTTAAATGATTATCTTAGTGTGGAAGAACTTCATGGTGATAATCAATACTTTTGTGAGTCATGTAAATCTAGAGTTAATGCCACTCGCAGTATCAAGCTACGTACATTGCCCCCTGTTCTAAATTTTCAGCTTAAGCGATGTGTTTTTCTTCCAAAG ACTACAACCAAGAAGAAAATCACTTCTGCACTTTCTTTTCCTGGAGTGTTGGATATGCGGGAGAGGCTATCTGAATCTTCACAGTCTGAATCAATATATGACTTGTCAGCAGTTCTGATTCATAAAGGTACTGCTGTCAACAGTGGCCATTACATAGCTCACATCAAGGATGAAAATACAGGGCAGTGGTGGGAATTTGATGATGAACATGTCTCAAAATTAGGTCACCATCCATTTGGAGAAAAATCCTCAAATACTAATTCTAAATCTGTTAAAACTGAGTTAGCTGTTCCATTGGGTTCCAAAGAAGAAGTAAATGCAACTGCAGAAGGGAATCCAACGAATGGGGTTCTTCAGCAATCAACAGAGTCTGGTGTCCGTTGTCCCACTGACGTCTTTTCATCTAATGATGCCTATATGCTGATGTATAATTTAAGGTGCACAGGAAAGGCCACAAATAGAGTTACTAGCTGTATCGTTAATGGTAAAGAAGTAGAAGGCAACATGGTTCCTTTCCAGGATGGCCTGTTTCTTCCATCGCATCTGTGTGATGAGATAAGTAGTTTAAATGAATCACATGTTATAGCTTGCCAAGAATATGAATCAAAGAAGGAAGTTGAACTGGGTTGTATCAATAATCGGAGACAAGAGGTCCGATCAATTTTGTCTGAAGCCCCTGTTCACTCACTTGAGGAACCCTTTTGTTGGATTTCCACTGACTGGCTTCGCCAATGGGCTGATAAGGTCTCCCCACC CATTCTTGATAATTCACAAATACAGTGTTTGCACGGAAAAGTTCCAATATCAAAGGTAACCAGCATAAAGAGATTGTCCGTGAAGGCTTGGGATAAGCTATCCTCCAAG TATGGTGGCGGCTCAAAACTGACAAATGAAGATATCTGTATGGAATGCCTTATTGCTGGTGCTCGAAATGTAGTTTGTGCCGACAGCTACAGGGACCGGAGAATATCAATGAAAGAAATTGCGTTAAGTGCACTTTCGGGAAATTATCCAAATGGAACATATGTTGTTTCTAGGACATG GTTGCAACAGTGggttaaaaggaaaattcttGATGCTCCTTCTGAAGCCGATGCTGAACCAACAGCCTCAATCAAGTGTCCTCATGGACAACTTTTGCCAGAGCAAGCTGCCGGTGCTAAGCGAGTGCTGATTCCAGAAGATCTCTGGCTTTTCATATATGAAGATGCTTTGACTGTAAAACCTGATGATCCTACAGGGGTTCCAACTTTTCCCTCTGATTCAAGACAATGCTCTCTGTGCAGTGAGGAATTGTCTGAAGTGGCAGTTATGGAAGATTCTATAAG AGGAGTGAAGCTTAAACAGCGACAAAATCACGAAAGATTAGCCGTTGGAAAATTCATTCCACTTTCTTTGAATTGCAAGTATTATTTGGTGCCTACATCATGGCTTTCAAAGTGGAGAAACTACATCAATGCAAGTGGAAAGAGTGCTTCATTTGTAGAGAAGCCTGAAAATTTGGATGGTGTGATCAATCTTCTGAGGTGTGAAAAG CATTCACGCCTCCTTGAAAGACCTCCTGACCTGATCTGCAAACGTGCTACTATGCAGCAGAAGTCTGCT